CGAGGACGTTGCGCAGGCGCAGTTCCGCCGGGTCGAGGCCCAGTTTCGCCGCGAGCTTGTCCATCTGGCCCTCGTACGCCGCGCACACCTGCAGGGCGCCCTCGCCGCGCACGTGGCCGGAGGGCGGGTTGTTCGTCCGGACGACCCAGCCCTCGACGAAGGCGTGCGGCACGACGTACGGGCCGCAGGCGAAGGCGACGGCCGCCGCGAGCGTCTCGGACGACGCGTCCGCGTAGGCGCCGCCGTCGAGGAGGATCTGCGCCTCCACCTTCACCAGCCGGCCGTCCGCGTCCGCGTGGTGGCGGTAGCGCAGCAGGGTGGGGTGGCGGTGGGCGTGGCCGAGGAACGACTCCTCGCGGGTCGCGGCCAGCTTCACCGGCGCGCCCGTGCGCAGGGCCAGCAGGCCGAGCGGGATCTGGAAGCCGGGGTCCTCGCGGTCGCCGGTCGCGCCGGGGACGCCCGTGACGACGAGCTTCACCCGGTCCGGCGGCAGGCCGAAGCAGGCGGCGGCCAGGTCGCGGTCGGTGTGGGGGTCGGTGGAGGCGGTGTAGATCTCCACGCCGCCGTCCGGGCGGGGCACGGCGAGGCCCGCCTCGGCGCCGATGGGCGCCGGGTCCTGCCGGCCGATGCGGTACAGGCCCTCCACGATCACCTCGCCCGTCACGTCCGGGTCGCCGTAGCGGAGCGGGATGTGCCGGATGAGGTTGCCGTCGGGGTGCAGGGGCGGCGCGGAGAACGCCTGCTCGGGGTCGGTGACCGGGTCGAGCACCTCGTAGTCGACGATGATCGCCGCGGCGGCCAGGCGGGCGGTGTCCGGGTGGTCGGCGGCGACGGCCGCGATGGCCTCCCCGTGGTGGCGGACGAGGTCGGCGGCGAAGACGGGGCGGTCGGCGACGGTCCGCCCGTACGCGGCGTCGCCGGGCACGTCCGCGTGGGTGACGACGGCGCGCACGCCGGGCATCGCCGCGGCGGCGGACGTGTCGATCGACCGGATGCGCGCGTGGGCGTGCGGGGAGCGGAGGATCGCCGCCCACAGCAGGCCCTCGGCCCACAGGTCCGCGGCGTACGGGAAGGTGCCCTCCGTCTTGGCGCGGGCGTCGGCCGGCGTCAGGGACGTGCCGAGGCCCTGGCGGGGCTGCTCCTGCGGGGGGGCCTCGACCGCCGGGATGGCGGTGGCCGCGTCGTTGCTCACGCCGTGCCTCCGTCGTGCGCGTGGGGGAGCTGGTGCGGGATGCGGACCTCGTGGGGGGACTCGTCCGGGCCGCCCGCGGTGCCGCCGGTCCGCTGGGCGGCCGTGCGCTCGGCGACGACCTCCCGTACGGCCCTGAGGGCGCCCTGGTAGCCGGTGCAGCGGCACAGGTTGCCGGAGAGCGCCTGGCGGGCCTCCACGTCGCTGGGCGCGTGGTTGCCCTCCAGCAGGTCGTGCACGGTCATCGCCATGCCCGGGATGCAGAAGCCGCACTGGACGGCGCCGCAGCGGGCGAGGGCGCGCTGCACGTCGGAGGGTTCGCCGCCGGCGGCCAGGCCCTCGACGGTGCGGACCTCGCTTCCGGCGGCGGTCGCCGCGGGCACCAGGCAGGACGCGACGAGCCGTCCGTCGACCTGGACGTTGCACGCGCCGCACTCGCCCTGCGAGCAGCCGTCCTTGGCGCCGGCGAGGCCGAGGCGCTCGCGCAGGACGTAGAGCAGGGACTCGCCGATCCACGCGTCGGTGACGGGGCGGTCGGCGCCGTTGACACGCAGGACGTACGAGACATGCGGGTGCTCGTCGCCCGTCGCGACGGGGACGGGCTCCGGGCCCGGCTCCGGCTCCGGCTCCGGCTCCGGCTCCGGCAGGGTCTGGGTCTCCGGCAGGGCTTCGGCCTCGGGCAGGGCCTGGGCCTCGGGTGCCGGGTCACCGTCCGGGGCGGCGGCGTCGGCGGTCGCGGGGCCGTCCGCGGTGGCGGGGGCGTCGGCCGTCGTACCGATTGGGGCGGCGGCCCGGGCCGGGTCCGGGTCATGGTGCGGGTACGCCGGGTCGGCCGCGGGGGCGTACTGCTCCGGGCCGGCGGTCGCGGGGGGCTCGGCGACGGGGTCGGCCGCGTCCGGGCCGGGGACGTCGTGGTCCGCGGCGGCGTGCTCAGGCAGGCCGTGGTCGGGCAGGCCGTGGTCCGGTGCGGCGTGTTGGGTCAGGCCGTGGTCCGGTGCGGCGTGTTGGGTCAGGCCGTGGTCCGGCGCGGCGTGCTCAGGCAGGCCGTGGTCGGGCAGGCCGTGGTCCGGTGCGGCGTGTTGGGTCAGGCCGTGGTCCGGTGCGGCGTGCTCAGGCAGGCCGTGGTCGGGCAGGCCGTGGTCCGGTGCGGCGTGTTGGGTCAGGCCGTGGTCCGGTGCGGCGTGTTGGGTCAGGCCGTGGTCCGGCGCGGCGTGCTCAGGCAGGCCGTGGTCCGGCGCGGCGTGCTCAGGCAGGCCGTGGTCCGGCGCGGCGTGCTCAGGCAGGCCGTGGTCCGGTGCGGCGGGGCCTGACTCCCCCGGCACCGGCCCGTCGGGCGCGGTCCCGGAGGTGGGCGGCTCCGGTGTGCCGGGGGCCTGCGGTCCGTGGCCGGGGAGGTAGGCCGCGCCGTCGTCGGCACCGTGGCCGGTGCCGTAGTCGGTGCCCCGGTCCCCGTCGTAGCCGGAGCCGTGACCCGTGGCGTAGTCGGTGCCGTAGTCCGTCCCGTAGGCGTACCCGGCGTCCGGTGACGGTCCCTCCGGCGGGGCCGTGTCCGTCGTGGGCTCCGGCCGGGCGGGGACCGCCCAGGGCGCCGCGGCGCCGCCGGGCAGCGTCGCCGGGGCGGTGCCGTCGGCCCAGGCGGCCAACGGCTGCCCGCCGCCGTACGTCTGCGTCTGCTCCCGCGTCCCGAGGGCGTACTCGCCGGACTCCTCGGGCAGGTCGCCCGGGGCGACGGGCACGGCCCACTGCCCGGTCGGCGCGGAGCCGCCGGTCGTCGCGGGGCCGGAGGCCAGGGCGTCGTGGAAGTCCCACTGCGCCGTGGCGTGCGGGTCGGGGATGTGCGGCGGTACGTAGCCGTGACCGGGGGCCTCCAGCGGGATGCCGTCCAGGCCCACGTCGGGCGGGAGCTGGACGAACGCGGTGGCGTCGCCGTCGTACTCCCCCTGCGGGGTCGGCTGCCAGCCGCCGCCCCGCCGCTGCTCCTCGTTCCCCGTCTCGTCGGTGGTCACGACAGCGCCCTCCCCAGTGCTCGTCGGGCCAGCACGGAGACCGTGCGGCGCAGTTGCAGTACGGCGGGCGGCAGCGGGGGCGGCTCCTCGCCGTCGGCGGCCGGCGGCTGGTCCGGGACGCACGCGGCCGCGACGTACTCGCCGAACGCCACCAGGGCCTCCGGCGTCAGCCCCCGCTCGCCGTCCCAGTCGACGAGCGAGGCGATCCAGTGCTCGGCCTCCAGCGGACGCAGCGGCATCGGGGCGATCGCGCCGACCGCGCAGCGCACCGCGCGGCGCGCCGGGTCGAGGACGACCGCCACCGAGGCGAGGGCGCGGCCGGGGCCCGTCCGCCCGGTCGCCTTGAGGAACACCTGCGGGGCGTGCAGCAGCGGGACCCGGACGAAGGCGACGAGCTCACCGGGCTGGAGCATCTCGCGCCCGGCGAGGAGGTGCGAGACGGGGATCTCGCGGCCGCCGGCGGGGCCCGCGACGACGAGGTCGGCCTCCAGGGCGGCCAGGACGGGCAGGGAGTCGCCGGTCGGCGCGGCGGTGACGACGTTGCCGCCGAGGGTGCCCGCGTTGCGGATCTGCGGCGGTCCGGCCGCGCGGGCGGCGGCGGCCAGGGCGGGGATGAGCGCGGCGAAGTCGGGGCGGCCCATGCGGGCGTGGGTCAGGCCGGCGCCGAGCAGGGCGTGACCGTCCTGGTATTGCCAGCCGCGCAGCTCGTTGATGCGGCCGAGGCCGACGAGGCCGGCGGGGCGCAGCTGCCCCTTGTTGACGGCGGCCATCAGGTCGGTGCCGCCGGCGACGGGCACGGCGGCGGGCATGGCGGTGAGTGCCGCCACGGCCTCGTCGAGCGAGGCCGGCAGCGTGACGGAGTGCGCCGTCCGCGGTGCGTGCGTGGTCAACCCAGCTGCCCCTTCCCGGTGTCCCGGCTGTCCCGGCTGTCCCGCCTGTGTTGCCGTACCGTACGTGCTCACGGCCCGGACGTGGAAACTGTGGCACATCTTCGGGGACGACCGGCGCGAGGGTCCACGAAGGACGGATCCGCCCCCGACCTCCCGTGAACTCCCGGGACCGTGCGGATGGCCCGATTTGGCCGCTTTGTCGGCGCAGGGGGCAGGCGGTCCCCCAACCCCCGCGTACGGATGGCTCCTGAGGGGCCTTCACCGGTCCGGTGGTGGGCACCGCGGAATGGTTGCGCCGCCGGGCTGGGCGCCTCAGGTCGGCCGTGCCGCCCCTGCGGTGGTGGGTGCGGCGGGGCCGGGCGGGCTCACCTCCTCGGGGTCGGCGGGCTCGGGTCCCGGCCGGGGCACCCGCGCTTCTCCGCCGACCCCTGCGGGGGCGAACCCACCCGGCCCCGCCTCCCGTCCCCGGACACGTGCGGGTCGCGCCGTGGCGGGCGACCCGGCTCACGGCTCACACGTCCGGGGGCGCGCCCTCGATCGGGCGTCCGAGCACCCCGGGGCGCCGCTGCCAGGGGGCCGGTCCCCCGGGCGGGCGGTACGCGACCCCGAGTGCGTCGAGGCGCCGGTAGTGGGTGGTCATGCGCCGTGCGAAGTCGGGGAAGTCGCGGTCGGCGGGCGCGGGGAGGGTCGTCGACCAGACGGCCTCGGCGAAGGCGGCGAGCCGGGGGAAGGTCTGGTAGTCGACGCGGGAACGGCTGTCCAGCACCTCGGTCCAGACGTTGGCCTGCGCGCCGAGGACGTGCGCGGCCGCGTCGGCGGGCAGGCCGGGCGGCAGCGGGTCGAAGCGGTACACGTCCTCCAGGGTGCGCACGTAGCCGATGGGCACGGGCTCGTCGGGGCCGCCG
This portion of the Streptomyces changanensis genome encodes:
- a CDS encoding xanthine dehydrogenase family protein molybdopterin-binding subunit codes for the protein MSNDAATAIPAVEAPPQEQPRQGLGTSLTPADARAKTEGTFPYAADLWAEGLLWAAILRSPHAHARIRSIDTSAAAAMPGVRAVVTHADVPGDAAYGRTVADRPVFAADLVRHHGEAIAAVAADHPDTARLAAAAIIVDYEVLDPVTDPEQAFSAPPLHPDGNLIRHIPLRYGDPDVTGEVIVEGLYRIGRQDPAPIGAEAGLAVPRPDGGVEIYTASTDPHTDRDLAAACFGLPPDRVKLVVTGVPGATGDREDPGFQIPLGLLALRTGAPVKLAATREESFLGHAHRHPTLLRYRHHADADGRLVKVEAQILLDGGAYADASSETLAAAVAFACGPYVVPHAFVEGWVVRTNNPPSGHVRGEGALQVCAAYEGQMDKLAAKLGLDPAELRLRNVLATGDLLPTGQTVTCPAPVAELLEAVREHPLPPLPMDTAEEDWLLPGGPEGAGEPSAVRRGVGYALGMVHMLGAEGTDEVSTATVKVQGGVATVLCAAVETGQGFTTLARQVVQDVLGVEDVQVAPVDTDQPPAGPATHGRHTWVSAGAVERAAKMVRTQLLQPLAHKFGMSTELLQIADGKITSYDGVLSTTVAEALEGKELWATAQCRPHPTEPLDEAGQGDAFVGLAFCAIRAVVDVDVELGSVRVVELAVAQDVGRVLNPAQLATRIEAGVTQGLGAALTENLRTPRGLVRHPDLTGYALPTALDTPDIHIVRLVEERDVVAPFGAKAASAVPVVTSPAAIASAVRAATGRPVNRLPIRPQSAVVPSTP
- a CDS encoding 2Fe-2S iron-sulfur cluster-binding protein, which encodes MTTDETGNEEQRRGGGWQPTPQGEYDGDATAFVQLPPDVGLDGIPLEAPGHGYVPPHIPDPHATAQWDFHDALASGPATTGGSAPTGQWAVPVAPGDLPEESGEYALGTREQTQTYGGGQPLAAWADGTAPATLPGGAAAPWAVPARPEPTTDTAPPEGPSPDAGYAYGTDYGTDYATGHGSGYDGDRGTDYGTGHGADDGAAYLPGHGPQAPGTPEPPTSGTAPDGPVPGESGPAAPDHGLPEHAAPDHGLPEHAAPDHGLPEHAAPDHGLTQHAAPDHGLTQHAAPDHGLPDHGLPEHAAPDHGLTQHAAPDHGLPDHGLPEHAAPDHGLTQHAAPDHGLTQHAAPDHGLPDHGLPEHAAADHDVPGPDAADPVAEPPATAGPEQYAPAADPAYPHHDPDPARAAAPIGTTADAPATADGPATADAAAPDGDPAPEAQALPEAEALPETQTLPEPEPEPEPEPGPEPVPVATGDEHPHVSYVLRVNGADRPVTDAWIGESLLYVLRERLGLAGAKDGCSQGECGACNVQVDGRLVASCLVPAATAAGSEVRTVEGLAAGGEPSDVQRALARCGAVQCGFCIPGMAMTVHDLLEGNHAPSDVEARQALSGNLCRCTGYQGALRAVREVVAERTAAQRTGGTAGGPDESPHEVRIPHQLPHAHDGGTA
- a CDS encoding FAD binding domain-containing protein; its protein translation is MTTHAPRTAHSVTLPASLDEAVAALTAMPAAVPVAGGTDLMAAVNKGQLRPAGLVGLGRINELRGWQYQDGHALLGAGLTHARMGRPDFAALIPALAAAARAAGPPQIRNAGTLGGNVVTAAPTGDSLPVLAALEADLVVAGPAGGREIPVSHLLAGREMLQPGELVAFVRVPLLHAPQVFLKATGRTGPGRALASVAVVLDPARRAVRCAVGAIAPMPLRPLEAEHWIASLVDWDGERGLTPEALVAFGEYVAAACVPDQPPAADGEEPPPLPPAVLQLRRTVSVLARRALGRALS